In one Serinus canaria isolate serCan28SL12 chromosome 2, serCan2020, whole genome shotgun sequence genomic region, the following are encoded:
- the ZBTB47 gene encoding zinc finger and BTB domain-containing protein 47 isoform X1 encodes MLIVEKTTDYPSAEYSLVEDVALHFTCLMDRLNEQRLFQPDLCDVDIVLVQHKSIFPAHKGVLAAYSQFFHSLFTQNKQLQRVELSLEALTSQGLQQILNFIYTSKLLVNSCNVQDVLNAAAVLQMNNIASSCQDLLDTRSLSLATDMALPAEGCAGPPPYYCEIKQEVDAPHPKIYAREGNDPFSVRVEDGTGSGTLPPGPAKQYYKEEKDGGPGAVCKMEGEESEEDLDSQGSYNREQIIVEVNLNNQTLNVSKGTEGKAAASEAAVMGRPDGDGRNTEEDGEEENEEGEEEEEEEEDAEVGEEEEEERSEEEDLEETTEEEDDDDEDASEMKREKSGQPRRGSRASKATKPAMATRSQEMAKVEEEEEEEEEGQRGRKRKKEQDGLGQKVKLEEKQHYPCKKCPRIFNNRWYLEKHMNVTHSRMQICDKCGKRFLLESELLLHHQTDCEKNIQCVTCGKGFKKLWSLHEHNKIVHGYAEKKFSCEICEKKFYTMAHVRKHMVAHTKDMPFTCETCGKSFKRSMSLKVHSLQHSGEKPFKCENCNERFQYKYQLRSHMSIHIGHKQFMCQWCGKDFNMKQYFDEHMKTHTGEKPYICEICGKSFTSRPNMKRHRRTHTGEKPYPCDVCGQRFRFSNMLKAHKEKCFRVTNPLASDTAVPQPATSPAPLPPGPGVSPLPLPLLHPLPQTLPPPPHLPPPPPLFPAGRINSNNN; translated from the exons CTGATAGTCGAAAAAACGACTGACTACCCTTCGGCTGAGTACTCCCTGGTGGAGGATGTAGCCCTCCACTTCACGTGTTTGATGGACAGACTGAACGAGCAGCGCCTCTTTCAGCCAGACCTCTGCGACGTGGACATCGTGCTGGTGCAGCACAAGAGCATCTTCCCGGCGCACAAGGGGGTCCTGGCAGCCTACAGCCAGTTCTTCCACTCCCTCTTCACCCAGAACAAGCAGCTGCAGCGCGTGGAGCTCTCTCTGGAGGCCCTCACCTCGCAGGGCCTCCAGCAGATCCTCAACTTCATCTACACCTCCAAGCTGCTCGTCAACTCCTGCAATGTGCAGGACGTGCTGAACGCGGCCGCCGTGCTGCAGATGAACAACATCGCGTcctcctgccaggacctgctggaCACACGCTCGCTCAGCCTGGCCACCGACATGGCCCTGCCCGCCGAGGGCTGCGCCGGACCCCCGCCCTACTACTGCGAGATCAAGCAGGAGGTGGAtgccccccaccccaaaatctACGCCCGGGAGGGCAACGACCCCTTCTCGGTGCGGGTGGAGGATGGGACGGGCAGCGGGACGCTCCCCCCCGGCCCGGCCAAGCAGTACTacaaggaggagaaggatggaGGTCCTGGTGCTGTCTGTAAGATGGAGGGTGAGGAGTCTGAGGAGGACCTGGACAGCCAGGGCTCCTACAACCGGGAGCAGATCATCGTGGAGGTGAACCTCAACAACCAGACCCTCAACGTCTCCAAGGGCACGGAGGGGAAGGCGGCCGCCAGCGAGGCGGCCGTGATGGGGCGGCCGGACGGGGATGGGCGCAACAcggaggaggatggggaggaggagaatgaggaaggggaggaggaggaggaagaggaggaggatgcggaggtgggggaggaggaggaggaggagcgcAGCGAGGAGGAAGATCTGGAGGAGACGACGGAAGAGGAGGACGATGATGATGAAGATGCCTCAGagatgaaaagggaaaagagcgGGCAGCCCCGCAGGGGCAGCCGGGCATCCAAAGCCACTAAACCTGCCATGGCAACCAGGTCCCAGGAGATGGCCAaggtggaagaggaggaggaggaggaagaagaaggccagaggggaaggaagagaaagaaagaacaagatGGCTTGGGCCAGAAGGtgaagctggaggagaagcagcattATCCGTGCAAGAAGTGTCCCCGGATCTTCAACAACCGCTGGTACCTGGAGAAGCACATGAACGTCACGCACAGTCGGATGCAGATCTGCGACAAGTGCGGGAAGCGCTTCCTGCTGGAGAGCgagctcctgctgcaccacCAGACCGACTGTGAGAAGAACATCCAG TGTGTGACGTGTGGGAAGGGGTTCAAGAAGCTCTGGTCTCTCCACGAGCACAACAAGATCGTCCATGGCTATGCGGAGAAGAAGTTCTCCTGTGAGATCTGCGAGAAGAAGTTCTACACCATGGCCCACGTGCGCAAACACATGGTTG CGCACACCAAGGACATGCCCTTCACCTGTGAGACCTGCGGGAAGTCCTTCAAGCGCAGCATGTCCCTCAAGGTCCACTCGCTCCAGCACTCCGGGGAAAAGCCTTTCAAATGTGAG AACTGCAACGAGCGCTTCCAGTACAAGTACCAGCTGCGCTCCCACATGAGCATCCACATCGGCCACAAGCAGTTCATGTGCCAGTGGTGTGGCAAGGACTTCAACATGAAGCAGTACTTTGATGAGCACATGAAGACGCACACGG GGGAGAAGCCCTACATCTGTGAGATCTGCGGGAAGAGCTTCACCAGCCGCCCCAACATGAAGCGGCACCGCCGGACCCACACCGGGGAGAAGCCGTACCCCTGCGACGTCTGCGGCCAGCGCTTCCGCTTCTCCAACATGCTCAAGGCCCACAAGGAGAAATGTTTCCGCGTCACCAACCCCCTGGCTTCGGACACGGCCGTCCCCCAACCCGCCACCAGCCCGGCTCCGCtgccccccggccccggcgtctcccccctgcccctgccgCTGCTCCATCCTCTTCCACAgaccctccctcctcctcctcacctaCCACCACCCCCTCCCCTGTTTCCCGCGGGGAGGATAAATTCAAACAACAATTAG
- the KLHL40 gene encoding kelch-like protein 40, with protein sequence MGLPLDQVEELRLYQQTLLQDGLKDMLDHNKFLDCVLKVKGKEFPCHRLVLAACSPYFRAMFLSDMEESKKREISLEDVDPDVMGKILHYIYTSELEITEQNVQDIFSVANMFQIPSIFTVCVSFLQKRLCLSNCLAIFRLGLMLDCARLAVAARDFICDRFALVSRDEEFYQLSPDELIAIISSDSLNVEKEESVFEVVMKWVGTKERESRQKALPVIFESIRFRLMPGDYIRDHVEKHAVVKSSPELLKKLQMVKDAQKGKFTVVKKKKVKKNSENQAKEDVVNGAVDEGEDTEEDALPGILNDTMRFGMFLQDLIFMVSDSGAVAYDPNANECYFASLSTQIPKNHVSLVTKENQIFIVGGLYYNEDNKEDPMSSYFLQYDHLDADWLGMPPLPSPRCLFGLGEAENSIFVVGGKELKEGEKTLDSVLCYDRLSFKWGEADPLPYSVYGHAVVSHKDLVYVIGGKGSDKKCLKKMCVYNPAKFEWKEMAPMKTARSLFGATVHKDKIYVAAGVTDSGLTNSVEVYDIATNKWDTFPEFPQERSSVSLVSLSGVLYLLGGFATVETESGELVPTELNDVWRYDEEQKKWEGVLREIQYASGATFLPVRLNVLRLTKM encoded by the exons ATGGGCTTGCCTCTTGATCAAGTGGAAGAATTGCGTCTCTACCAGCAAACTCTTCTCCAGGATGGACTCAAAGACATGTTGGACCACAATAAGTTTCTGGACTGTGTCTTAAAAGTGAAAGGGAAGGAGTTTCCCTGCCACCggctggtgctggcagcctgcagcccGTATTTCCGGGCCATGTTCCTCTCAGACATGGAAGAGAGCAAGAAGAGGGAGATCAGCTTGGAAGATGTCGACCCAGACGTCATGGGCAAGATCCTCCACTACATCTACACCTCTGAGCTGGAGATCACCGAGCAGAACGTGCAGGACATCTTCTCCGTGGCCAACATGTTCCAGATCCCCTCCATCTTCACCGTGTGCGTGTCCTTCCTGCAGAAGAGGCTCTGCCTCAGCAACTGCCTGGCCATCTTCCGGCTGGGATTGATGCTGGACTGCGCCCGGCTGGCCGTGGCCGCCCGGGATTTCATCTGCGACCGCTTCGCGCTGGTCTCCCGGGACGAGGAGTTCTACCAGCTCTCCCCCGACGAGCTGATCGCCATCATCTCCAGCGACTCGCTCAAcgtggagaaggaggagagcgTCTTCGAGGTGGTGATGAAGTGGGTGGGGACCAAGGAGCGCGAGAGCCGGCAGAAGGCCCTGCCTGTCATCTTCGAGAGCATCCGCTTCCGCCTCATGCCCGGCGACTACATCAGGGACCACGTGGAGAAGCACGCCGTGGTCAAgtccagccctgagctgctcaaGAAGCTGCAGATGGTGAAGGACGCCCAGAAAGGCAAGTTCACCGtggtgaagaagaagaaagtgaagaagaaCAGTGAGAATCAAGCAAAGGAGGATGTTGTCAATGGAGCAGTGGATGAAGGGGAAGATACGGAGGAGGATGCTCTCCCTGGGATCTTGAATGACACGATGCGCTTTGGGATGTTCCTCCAGGACCTGATTTTCATGGTGAGCGACAGTGGAGCAGTGGCCTATGACCCCAATGCCAACGAGTGCTACTTTGCCTCCCTGTCTACTCAAATCCCAAAGAACCACGTCAGTCTGGTGACCAAAGAGAATCAGATCTTCATTGTTGGAGGGCTGTACTACAACGAGGACAACAAAGAGGATCCCATGAGCTCCTACTTCCTACAG tacGACCATCTGGATGCAGACTGGCTGGGGATgccccccctgccctcccctcgCTGCCTCTTCGGCCTGGGGGAGGCAGAAAACTCAATTTTTGTGGTTGGAGGGAAGGAActgaaggaaggagagaagacCTTGGATTCAGTCCTGTGCTACGACCGGCT GTCCTTCAAGTGGGGTGAGGCTGATCCCCTTCCCTACTCAGTCTATGGACACGCAGTGGTATCACACAAGGACCTTGTCTACGTCATTGGGGGCAAAGGAAGTGACAA gAAGTGCCTGAAGAAGATGTGTGTCTACAACCCAGCCAAGTTTGAGTGGAAGGAAATGGCTCCCATGAAAACCGCCCGCTCCCTGTTCGGAGCCACCGTGCACAAGGACAAAATCTACGTGGCAGCTGGTGTCACCGACTCTGGTTTGACCAACTCGGTGGAGGTCTATGACATTGCCACCAACAA GTGGGACACCTTCCCTGAGTTCCCCCAGGAGCGCAGCTCTGTCAGCCTGGTCAGCCTCTCTGGGGTGCTCTACCTGCTCGGGGGCTTCGCCACGGTGGAGACCGAGTCGGGAGAGCTGGTACCAACGGAGCTGAACGACGTTTGGAG GTACGATGAGGAGCAGAAGAAGTGGGAAGGGGTTCTCCGGGAGATCCAGTACGCCTCCGGTGCCACGTTCCTGCCCGTGCGCCTCAACGTCCTGCGCCTAACCAAGATGTAG
- the ZBTB47 gene encoding zinc finger and BTB domain-containing protein 47 isoform X2: MDRLNEQRLFQPDLCDVDIVLVQHKSIFPAHKGVLAAYSQFFHSLFTQNKQLQRVELSLEALTSQGLQQILNFIYTSKLLVNSCNVQDVLNAAAVLQMNNIASSCQDLLDTRSLSLATDMALPAEGCAGPPPYYCEIKQEVDAPHPKIYAREGNDPFSVRVEDGTGSGTLPPGPAKQYYKEEKDGGPGAVCKMEGEESEEDLDSQGSYNREQIIVEVNLNNQTLNVSKGTEGKAAASEAAVMGRPDGDGRNTEEDGEEENEEGEEEEEEEEDAEVGEEEEEERSEEEDLEETTEEEDDDDEDASEMKREKSGQPRRGSRASKATKPAMATRSQEMAKVEEEEEEEEEGQRGRKRKKEQDGLGQKVKLEEKQHYPCKKCPRIFNNRWYLEKHMNVTHSRMQICDKCGKRFLLESELLLHHQTDCEKNIQCVTCGKGFKKLWSLHEHNKIVHGYAEKKFSCEICEKKFYTMAHVRKHMVAHTKDMPFTCETCGKSFKRSMSLKVHSLQHSGEKPFKCENCNERFQYKYQLRSHMSIHIGHKQFMCQWCGKDFNMKQYFDEHMKTHTGEKPYICEICGKSFTSRPNMKRHRRTHTGEKPYPCDVCGQRFRFSNMLKAHKEKCFRVTNPLASDTAVPQPATSPAPLPPGPGVSPLPLPLLHPLPQTLPPPPHLPPPPPLFPAGRINSNNN; the protein is encoded by the exons ATGGACAGACTGAACGAGCAGCGCCTCTTTCAGCCAGACCTCTGCGACGTGGACATCGTGCTGGTGCAGCACAAGAGCATCTTCCCGGCGCACAAGGGGGTCCTGGCAGCCTACAGCCAGTTCTTCCACTCCCTCTTCACCCAGAACAAGCAGCTGCAGCGCGTGGAGCTCTCTCTGGAGGCCCTCACCTCGCAGGGCCTCCAGCAGATCCTCAACTTCATCTACACCTCCAAGCTGCTCGTCAACTCCTGCAATGTGCAGGACGTGCTGAACGCGGCCGCCGTGCTGCAGATGAACAACATCGCGTcctcctgccaggacctgctggaCACACGCTCGCTCAGCCTGGCCACCGACATGGCCCTGCCCGCCGAGGGCTGCGCCGGACCCCCGCCCTACTACTGCGAGATCAAGCAGGAGGTGGAtgccccccaccccaaaatctACGCCCGGGAGGGCAACGACCCCTTCTCGGTGCGGGTGGAGGATGGGACGGGCAGCGGGACGCTCCCCCCCGGCCCGGCCAAGCAGTACTacaaggaggagaaggatggaGGTCCTGGTGCTGTCTGTAAGATGGAGGGTGAGGAGTCTGAGGAGGACCTGGACAGCCAGGGCTCCTACAACCGGGAGCAGATCATCGTGGAGGTGAACCTCAACAACCAGACCCTCAACGTCTCCAAGGGCACGGAGGGGAAGGCGGCCGCCAGCGAGGCGGCCGTGATGGGGCGGCCGGACGGGGATGGGCGCAACAcggaggaggatggggaggaggagaatgaggaaggggaggaggaggaggaagaggaggaggatgcggaggtgggggaggaggaggaggaggagcgcAGCGAGGAGGAAGATCTGGAGGAGACGACGGAAGAGGAGGACGATGATGATGAAGATGCCTCAGagatgaaaagggaaaagagcgGGCAGCCCCGCAGGGGCAGCCGGGCATCCAAAGCCACTAAACCTGCCATGGCAACCAGGTCCCAGGAGATGGCCAaggtggaagaggaggaggaggaggaagaagaaggccagaggggaaggaagagaaagaaagaacaagatGGCTTGGGCCAGAAGGtgaagctggaggagaagcagcattATCCGTGCAAGAAGTGTCCCCGGATCTTCAACAACCGCTGGTACCTGGAGAAGCACATGAACGTCACGCACAGTCGGATGCAGATCTGCGACAAGTGCGGGAAGCGCTTCCTGCTGGAGAGCgagctcctgctgcaccacCAGACCGACTGTGAGAAGAACATCCAG TGTGTGACGTGTGGGAAGGGGTTCAAGAAGCTCTGGTCTCTCCACGAGCACAACAAGATCGTCCATGGCTATGCGGAGAAGAAGTTCTCCTGTGAGATCTGCGAGAAGAAGTTCTACACCATGGCCCACGTGCGCAAACACATGGTTG CGCACACCAAGGACATGCCCTTCACCTGTGAGACCTGCGGGAAGTCCTTCAAGCGCAGCATGTCCCTCAAGGTCCACTCGCTCCAGCACTCCGGGGAAAAGCCTTTCAAATGTGAG AACTGCAACGAGCGCTTCCAGTACAAGTACCAGCTGCGCTCCCACATGAGCATCCACATCGGCCACAAGCAGTTCATGTGCCAGTGGTGTGGCAAGGACTTCAACATGAAGCAGTACTTTGATGAGCACATGAAGACGCACACGG GGGAGAAGCCCTACATCTGTGAGATCTGCGGGAAGAGCTTCACCAGCCGCCCCAACATGAAGCGGCACCGCCGGACCCACACCGGGGAGAAGCCGTACCCCTGCGACGTCTGCGGCCAGCGCTTCCGCTTCTCCAACATGCTCAAGGCCCACAAGGAGAAATGTTTCCGCGTCACCAACCCCCTGGCTTCGGACACGGCCGTCCCCCAACCCGCCACCAGCCCGGCTCCGCtgccccccggccccggcgtctcccccctgcccctgccgCTGCTCCATCCTCTTCCACAgaccctccctcctcctcctcacctaCCACCACCCCCTCCCCTGTTTCCCGCGGGGAGGATAAATTCAAACAACAATTAG